One genomic segment of Amycolatopsis sp. Hca4 includes these proteins:
- a CDS encoding RNA polymerase sigma factor, whose product MLHDAASGTVDELARRFAGGEPDALRAAFDRHGPAVQRLARASLRDQADVDDIVQATFVSAWNGRHTYDPAKAGLLTWLLGITRRRIVDLLRARGRAQRDSDAVAAATPPEPVTGESPERIVDRLVVADGLTRLPAAQREVLELAFYADLTHTQIAERTGLPLGTVKSHLRRGMQNLRSHLDHPPEEVDDDAPRLRSARPARP is encoded by the coding sequence GTGCTCCACGACGCCGCGAGCGGCACCGTCGACGAGCTCGCCCGGCGGTTCGCCGGCGGCGAGCCGGATGCGTTGCGCGCGGCGTTCGACCGGCACGGCCCCGCGGTGCAGCGGCTGGCCAGGGCCAGCCTGCGCGACCAGGCCGACGTCGACGACATCGTGCAGGCCACGTTCGTCTCCGCGTGGAACGGACGGCACACCTACGACCCGGCCAAGGCCGGCCTGCTGACCTGGCTGCTGGGCATCACCCGGCGCCGGATCGTGGACCTCCTGCGCGCCCGCGGCCGGGCCCAGCGCGACAGCGACGCCGTGGCGGCGGCGACCCCGCCCGAGCCGGTGACGGGGGAGTCGCCGGAGCGGATCGTGGACCGGCTCGTCGTCGCCGACGGGCTGACCCGCCTCCCCGCCGCCCAGCGCGAGGTCCTGGAGCTGGCCTTCTACGCCGACCTGACCCACACCCAGATCGCCGAGCGCACCGGACTGCCGCTGGGAACGGTGAAGAGCCACCTGCGCCGCGGCATGCAGAACCTCCGGTCCCACCTGGATCACCCGCCCGAGGAGGTGGATG
- a CDS encoding class F sortase, whose amino-acid sequence MNGRRTGGVSRTAGAHRYALAAVAAVAVAVVVGAVVFGAAATPRATGDRPSAASVTGAQPLVGAAPATQAAALPGPEAVIAPTRLIIPAIGVDAPVVPVGVDDTGAFAAPDRVGTVGWYRYGPGLDAPAGSLVIGGHVDSAREGPGAFFRLRRLEPGARLQFTGTDGRTRDYTVTDRRQIPKSAIDLQAYFDTTGSPRITLFTCGGAFDRATRNYEDNIVVTAEPR is encoded by the coding sequence ATGAACGGACGACGTACCGGCGGTGTGTCCCGGACGGCCGGGGCACACCGCTACGCCCTCGCCGCCGTTGCCGCCGTCGCCGTCGCCGTTGTCGTCGGCGCCGTTGTCTTCGGCGCCGCCGCTACTCCGCGCGCGACCGGCGACCGGCCCTCCGCCGCGTCCGTCACCGGCGCACAGCCGCTCGTGGGTGCCGCACCGGCCACGCAAGCGGCCGCGCTTCCCGGCCCGGAGGCGGTCATCGCGCCGACCAGGCTGATCATCCCGGCCATCGGCGTCGACGCACCCGTGGTTCCCGTCGGCGTCGACGACACGGGGGCGTTCGCCGCTCCCGACCGGGTCGGCACCGTCGGCTGGTACCGCTACGGACCCGGCCTCGACGCACCCGCGGGCTCACTGGTCATCGGCGGCCACGTCGACAGCGCCCGGGAGGGCCCCGGCGCGTTCTTCCGCCTCCGCCGCCTCGAACCCGGCGCCCGGCTGCAATTCACCGGCACCGACGGCAGGACACGGGACTACACCGTCACGGACCGCCGTCAGATCCCCAAGTCGGCCATCGACCTGCAGGCTTATTTCGACACGACCGGCAGCCCCCGCATCACGCTCTTCACCTGCGGTGGTGCGTTCGACCGGGCCACCAGGAACTACGAAGACAACATCGTGGTCACCGCCGAACCGCGGTAG
- a CDS encoding DUF4397 domain-containing protein, translating into MRRFGQSLAVVVSAGALATLTIQGPAAAAAAESMVSVVHGIPGQPVDVYVNGKKTLDNFQPATVAGPLSLAAGTYDVALTKPGEPASNPLLENKALAVPGGKNLSLVAHLDTAAKPALTAFVNDVSRTAPGKARLVVRHTAAAPAVDVRAGGKPVFPGLTNPKEAMADLPAGTVSADVTLAGTGTVVLGPKDLALAPGTETIVYAIGSADAKTLTLAAQTIKNLGAAPSSMPTGNGGLAADTGTGSWARPAAGGLLVALAGAFLLRRRVQRASR; encoded by the coding sequence ATGCGCCGATTCGGGCAATCCCTCGCGGTGGTGGTGTCCGCCGGGGCGCTGGCCACCCTGACGATCCAGGGCCCCGCCGCGGCGGCCGCCGCGGAGTCCATGGTGTCGGTCGTGCACGGCATTCCCGGCCAGCCGGTCGACGTCTACGTCAACGGCAAGAAGACGCTGGACAACTTCCAGCCTGCCACCGTGGCCGGCCCGCTCAGCCTGGCCGCGGGCACCTACGACGTCGCGCTGACCAAGCCGGGCGAACCGGCCTCGAACCCGCTGCTGGAGAACAAGGCACTGGCCGTGCCCGGCGGCAAGAACCTCAGCCTGGTCGCCCACCTCGACACCGCGGCGAAACCGGCACTGACCGCGTTCGTCAACGACGTTTCCCGCACGGCACCGGGCAAGGCCCGGCTGGTGGTCCGCCACACCGCCGCAGCCCCGGCGGTCGACGTCCGCGCCGGCGGGAAGCCGGTCTTCCCCGGCCTGACCAACCCGAAGGAGGCCATGGCCGACCTGCCTGCCGGAACGGTGTCCGCCGACGTCACCCTGGCCGGCACCGGCACGGTCGTGCTGGGCCCGAAGGACCTCGCCCTCGCGCCGGGGACCGAGACGATCGTCTACGCGATCGGCTCGGCGGACGCCAAGACGCTCACCCTGGCCGCCCAGACGATCAAGAACCTGGGTGCCGCACCGTCGTCGATGCCGACCGGCAACGGCGGTCTGGCCGCCGACACCGGCACCGGCTCCTGGGCCCGGCCGGCCGCCGGTGGCCTGCTGGTCGCGCTGGCGGGGGCGTTCCTGCTGCGCCGCCGGGTGCAGCGCGCCTCCCGATGA
- a CDS encoding CsbD family protein — translation MSLGDKIGNKAEDLGGRAKEAAGRATGDDELRAEGQADQAKAGLKDAVENVKDAVGDAVDKVKNVLKKD, via the coding sequence ATGTCGCTGGGCGACAAGATCGGGAACAAGGCCGAAGACCTCGGCGGCCGGGCCAAGGAGGCGGCGGGCCGTGCCACCGGCGACGACGAACTGCGCGCGGAAGGCCAGGCGGACCAGGCGAAGGCCGGCCTGAAGGACGCGGTCGAGAACGTCAAGGACGCGGTCGGGGACGCCGTGGACAAGGTCAAGAACGTTCTGAAGAAGGACTGA
- a CDS encoding Asp23/Gls24 family envelope stress response protein, giving the protein MTTPVPAEERGRLVISGHAVARITAHAAREVDAVGGAAGRVLGLALGSEDADRPVQADAEVDGGRVRLAARLSVTYPASVARTTERARAHLRDRVGELTGLDVTRVDITVTALHPPAPSSRRVS; this is encoded by the coding sequence GTGACCACCCCAGTGCCCGCCGAAGAGCGAGGCCGGCTGGTCATCTCCGGCCACGCCGTCGCCCGGATCACCGCCCACGCCGCCCGCGAGGTCGACGCCGTCGGCGGTGCGGCCGGGCGCGTCCTGGGCCTCGCGCTCGGCAGCGAAGACGCCGACCGCCCGGTGCAAGCCGACGCCGAGGTCGACGGCGGCCGGGTGCGGCTGGCCGCCCGGCTGTCCGTCACCTACCCGGCTTCGGTCGCCCGCACCACCGAACGGGCCCGGGCCCACCTGCGCGACCGGGTCGGCGAGCTGACCGGTCTCGATGTGACACGGGTGGACATCACCGTCACCGCACTCCACCCGCCGGCCCCGTCCTCGAGGAGGGTTTCGTGA
- a CDS encoding Asp23/Gls24 family envelope stress response protein, with protein MAEQTTTAADATGTLVTSQGTTTIADTVVQKISGLATREVPGIHSLGGGAARAFSAIRERIPGATASAGQGVSVEVGEKQAAVDLQVVVEYGVSIADVSRSVRRNVITAVERMTGLEVVEVNIAVGDLNLPGDDTGDTGSDTGRVQ; from the coding sequence ATGGCCGAGCAGACCACGACCGCCGCGGACGCGACCGGCACGCTGGTGACCAGCCAGGGCACCACGACGATCGCGGACACCGTCGTGCAGAAGATCTCCGGCCTCGCCACCCGCGAAGTTCCCGGTATTCACTCCCTCGGCGGCGGCGCCGCCCGCGCCTTCTCCGCCATCCGCGAGCGCATCCCGGGCGCGACCGCCTCGGCCGGGCAGGGTGTCTCCGTCGAGGTCGGTGAGAAGCAGGCCGCGGTCGACCTGCAGGTCGTCGTCGAATACGGCGTGTCCATCGCCGATGTCAGCCGGTCGGTGCGCCGGAACGTGATCACCGCGGTCGAGCGGATGACCGGCCTGGAGGTCGTGGAGGTCAACATCGCGGTCGGCGACCTCAACCTGCCCGGTGACGACACCGGCGACACCGGCTCCGACACCGGCCGGGTGCAGTGA